A part of Saccharomonospora amisosensis genomic DNA contains:
- a CDS encoding MFS transporter, whose protein sequence is MVESNVGAPAVHRLPVRKLFAASVGNALEWFDWTIYATFSIYFATAFFPGELAQINTFATYALAFFFRPLGGMLIGRFADLKGRRPAMIFTIVLMAGGSALIGLLPTYEQIGWLAPLMLLLARIAQGLSLGGEVSNASAYLGEIAPPARRGRYSSFFYISTGSAVLLASVLGFVLARTMDDAQLQSWGWRLPFLLGGVLGVIGLWLRTSLEETEQFKENKTTARRVRHPLITTLRAHPKAVGQLVGFTMLSTLCYYTFFSALTPFAVESRGADDVDVFLALSIATAIFVALQYPMGALSDRFGRKPQLMVWSAAMAVLIVPLSTLVRPGLLNLLVVFCVGLSLYTAMTSIAPAIMSELFPTSLRALGIGAWYNLTVATFGGTAPLVITALANAGAAGAFFWYVAAGSAVAFLVILSLPETNRSELR, encoded by the coding sequence ATGGTTGAGTCGAACGTCGGTGCGCCCGCTGTCCACCGACTCCCGGTGCGCAAGCTGTTCGCGGCCAGCGTGGGAAACGCGCTGGAGTGGTTCGACTGGACCATCTACGCCACGTTCAGCATCTACTTCGCCACCGCCTTCTTCCCCGGTGAGCTGGCGCAGATCAACACCTTCGCCACCTACGCGCTGGCCTTCTTCTTCCGCCCGCTCGGCGGCATGCTCATCGGCCGGTTCGCCGACCTCAAGGGTCGCAGGCCCGCGATGATCTTCACTATCGTGCTGATGGCGGGCGGTTCCGCGCTGATCGGCCTGCTCCCCACCTACGAGCAGATCGGCTGGCTGGCGCCGCTCATGCTGCTGCTTGCCCGCATCGCACAGGGACTGTCGCTCGGCGGCGAAGTATCGAACGCATCCGCCTACCTCGGCGAGATCGCGCCCCCCGCACGGCGAGGGCGATACTCGTCGTTCTTCTACATCTCTACCGGGAGCGCGGTGCTGCTGGCCTCGGTGCTGGGCTTCGTGCTCGCGCGCACGATGGACGATGCTCAACTGCAGTCGTGGGGCTGGCGGCTCCCGTTCCTGCTCGGCGGGGTGCTGGGCGTCATCGGCCTGTGGCTGCGGACCAGCCTGGAGGAGACCGAGCAGTTCAAGGAGAACAAGACCACCGCCCGCAGGGTCAGGCACCCACTGATCACCACATTGCGCGCACACCCGAAGGCTGTTGGGCAGCTGGTCGGCTTCACCATGCTGTCCACACTGTGCTACTACACGTTCTTCAGTGCTCTGACACCGTTCGCCGTGGAGTCACGCGGCGCCGACGACGTCGATGTCTTCCTCGCCCTGTCCATCGCCACAGCGATCTTCGTCGCGCTGCAGTACCCCATGGGCGCGCTGTCGGATCGCTTCGGCCGCAAACCGCAGCTCATGGTGTGGTCGGCCGCGATGGCGGTCCTCATCGTCCCGTTGTCGACGCTGGTGCGGCCGGGTCTGCTGAACCTCCTGGTGGTGTTCTGCGTCGGGCTGAGCCTGTACACCGCGATGACCTCGATCGCACCCGCGATCATGAGCGAGCTGTTCCCCACGTCGCTGCGCGCGCTCGGTATCGGTGCCTGGTACAACCTCACGGTCGCGACCTTCGGTGGCACGGCACCGCTGGTGATTACGGCGCTGGCGAACGCGGGCGCGGCCGGAGCCTTCTTCTGGTACGTAGCCGCGGGCTCCGCCGTGGCGTTCCTGGTGATCCTGAGCCTGCCGGAAACCAACCGCAGCGAACTACGCTGA
- the proB gene encoding glutamate 5-kinase, translated as MTSEARRAIALARRLVVKVGSSALTTTGDGLDIARLDALVDAIAGRLGRQTQIVLVSSGAIGAGLAPLSLGARPRDLATQQAAASVGQLALAHAYAESFGRYSRTVGQVLLTSDDVVRRAHYRNAERTFARLLALGAVPVVNENDTVATEEIRFGDNDRLAALVAHLIGADGLILLSDVDALYDGDPRAGGTRKIAEVRSESDLDGLAVGMSSSGLGTGGMMSKVAAARTAAAAGIPVLIAAAAEAARALGEADVGTAFQQAGARLSARRFWLGYAAGSRGRLHLDDGAVAAVVRNRRSLLAAGVTGVDGDFQAGDVVDLVDPAQEVVARGVVAFDVTELPDLIGRSTYELPPDQRREVVHADDLVPLRGR; from the coding sequence ATGACGAGTGAGGCCCGGCGCGCGATCGCGCTCGCGCGGCGCCTGGTCGTCAAGGTTGGCTCTTCGGCGCTGACCACGACCGGGGACGGGCTGGACATCGCCAGGCTGGACGCGCTGGTCGATGCGATCGCCGGCCGGCTGGGCAGACAGACCCAGATCGTGCTCGTCTCCTCGGGTGCGATCGGGGCGGGGTTGGCGCCGCTGTCGTTGGGTGCCCGCCCGCGCGATCTGGCCACTCAGCAGGCAGCCGCCAGTGTCGGCCAACTCGCGCTGGCCCATGCCTACGCCGAATCCTTCGGTCGCTACTCGCGCACGGTTGGCCAGGTGTTGCTCACCTCCGACGACGTGGTGCGGAGGGCGCACTACCGCAACGCCGAGCGGACGTTCGCCCGGCTACTGGCGCTGGGTGCGGTGCCGGTGGTCAACGAGAACGACACGGTGGCCACAGAGGAGATCCGGTTCGGCGACAACGACCGGCTCGCCGCGCTCGTGGCCCACCTCATCGGCGCCGACGGCCTGATACTGCTGTCCGATGTGGACGCTCTTTACGACGGCGATCCGCGTGCGGGCGGCACGCGCAAGATCGCCGAGGTGAGGTCGGAATCCGATCTCGACGGCCTGGCGGTGGGGATGTCGAGTTCCGGGCTTGGCACGGGCGGCATGATGTCCAAGGTCGCCGCTGCTCGCACCGCCGCGGCCGCGGGAATTCCCGTGCTTATCGCGGCGGCCGCCGAGGCCGCGCGCGCGCTGGGGGAGGCCGATGTCGGCACGGCGTTCCAGCAGGCCGGCGCCCGGCTGTCGGCGCGCAGGTTCTGGCTCGGATACGCGGCGGGGTCGCGAGGCAGGCTCCACCTCGACGACGGTGCGGTGGCGGCGGTGGTACGCAACCGGCGCTCGCTGTTGGCCGCGGGTGTCACCGGGGTGGACGGCGACTTCCAGGCAGGCGACGTGGTGGACCTTGTCGACCCGGCACAGGAGGTGGTGGCCCGTGGCGTCGTCGCCTTCGACGTCACCGAGTTGCCCGACCTGATCGGCAGGTCCACATACGAGCTGCCGCCCGACCAGCGTCGCGAGGTCGTACACGCCGACGATCTGGTGCCGCTGCGCGGTCGCTGA